TTTTTCATGCCCCTGATGCGCGTTAGCTGCTCTGAAAGTTCGCCTGCAATCTCAAGGGGCTTTCCTGATTCAAGGTAATCCCGCTTTAGCTGGGTTATCTCAACAACCCCAAGCTGCTGCAGCTGCTGGAGCACGCTTGGGGCAAGCTCTTTTATCCCCATTATCCTGACTTTTTGCATCCTGGCGCACTTGAGCATGTAATCCTAATCCAAAAGCAGCCCTTCTGCTATTTTTTTTGCCTTTGCCTGCGGGATTTTCAACTGGCTTACCTTTTTTGCCTGCTGCCTTGCCTGCTGCAATACTTCCTCCTCCTGCCTGGCCATTTTTGCGTGGCTTTCGCGAAGCACCCTGTCCTTTGCCTTTGTAGCCTCAAGTTTTCCTTCAAGCTCTATTTGCGCAACCTTTGCCCGTGCCTGTGAGATGGTTTGCTGTGCCTGGGACTTTGCATCCTCAATAATTTTTTGAGCCTGGGCTTCTGCAGCCTTTATCCTTGAGATTTTTTCCACAAATTCATCTGGGTGGTTTTGCGCATGGTGGTCCATAAAAATCTCCACAAGTAGAAACAGTCCCACAAGTGAAAATAATTTGCAAGTATAGGTTTTTAAACCATTAGAATTTTTCGCCGTCGGAGAAAAAATATATAGATGTAAATAGCACAATAGATGTAGCGAACTGTAGGGGAAAATGTGGCAAAGGCCAAACCCGCATCAATAAGCAACAGCAACCGTAGCAGCTGTCAAACTGGCAATAAACTAATTCGCGGCAGAACCAACCGGTAAATGGGGTTCTTGGCAATGCCGCATATTAATATAAAATCTTGACTTGCTATTTCTAGGAGTCTTGCTTGTTTGTTTTACATTTTGGGCCTGTAGTCGAATGGTAAGACGCTAGTCTCACACACTAGAGACCCCCGGTCCGATTCCGGGCAGGCCCATTCCCATAAGGGAACTTAGGTAAATCAGATGTTCCATTGAGGGCTTCAACCCTTTAGTTGTTCACCAGCAAACTGTATGGGCGGTAGGATGTTCACACTCTCTCCACGTAAGATAGCTCCCCACGATAATTGAAACCAGCAATGAAAACTATTGCCATAAGGGGAACGATGCTATTCTCCAACTCCTTCCAGGTCATTGCCCTTTCTCAAAGCTTTAATAAATTTGCCAGCAGAATTTGTGCAATAAGCTCCCATAGTCTAGCCCGGTCAAGGACGGTGCCCTCTCAGAAGCTTTTTTGGAAGCTTTTTTGGGATGTTCATTTTCCGAAAGGAAAATGAATCATGCATGTCGCAAGCGACATGATGATGCCTAAAAAGCAACACAGAAAATGTGGTGCAGCTAACAAGCAACCCTTGTTGGGTTGCCTAAAAAGCAACACCGAGATAAGAGCATTTCAGTCGCAACGCCAGTTGGCTGAGATAATATTCCTGGCAAAGCTTATAGTAAGGCACTAACTCGGGTTCAAATCCCGATGGGAGCGTTTTTTCTTTTTCTTCAAGCAACCCTGCGAAGCGCAGACGAAAGCTTTGAGACAATCAAGTCTGCCTCTTGCGTTGTCAGCGACAGGGGCAGAAGCATCCTAAGCGTCCCGACACCTGCGGTTGTAACAAGAAGGCCATCGTTCATTGCCTCAATTGCGACTTTTAGCGCAAATGCGTCAACGTTTCCCTTGCTGACTTTTAGCTGGACTCCGACCATTGAGCCAATGCCCCTGATTTCAGCCACTTTTTTGTTTCCGCCAAGCTCCTTTTGAAGCTGCCTGACAATGTAAGCACCGCTTTTCCTTGAGTTTTCAAGCAAATTGTTCTCGTGAATATGCTTTATTGTCTCCATGACAAGCGTGCAGGCAACAGGATTTCCCGTGTATGTGTTGCCATGGTGGTGCGGCCCAAACTCTGCCCCAGGCCTTGCATAGACAACTGTCACTGGCCCAAGCCCTGCTGAAATGTTCTTGCCGGTTATCATTATGTCGGCAGGCCTGCCGTCAACCTCGCTTGCAAACCATCTGCCTGTTCTTGCAAAAGTCTGAACTTCATCTGCAACCATAAGCGCATCATTTGCATCGCAAAGTTGCCTTATCCTCCTTATGAACCCTGGCTTTGGCAAAATTATCCCTGACTCGCCTTGCACAGGCTCAAAGTGCACTGAAAGCACCTTGCCTGCGTTTTCCTTGAATGCAGCTTCAAGCTGCTTTGTATCCCCGTATTTGATAAACACCACTTTCTTGTCTATTTTCGGGAATTTCCAGATTGCATAGTCCTTGTCATTCAGGTTTATCGCATATCCCGTCCTTCCATGGAAACCGTTGGACATTGCAATGATTACATCCTTGTTGTCAAGCTGCCTTTTTGCATTGTGGTATTCAATCACAAGTTTCAGTGCAGCATCGTTTGCCTCGCTTCCCGAATTCAGCAGGTAAACTTTGTAGCCTGGAAGAAGGTCCTTGAAAACTCCGGAAATTCCAGCCTGCCCAGCCCCATTTTCACCTTGTGCTGCATTGCCAAATAACATGTCGCACAGCTGTGCCTTGTAGGGGTGGAGGAAGCTTGCAGCAGCAAGTGCGCCATTTGTCATTACTTCAGTAACACTGTCAATTATCCGCTCGTTGCCATGGCCGCAGGCAGAGCCAACGCCGTAAAAGTTGAATGTGTCAAATGCCTTTATGACAGTCCCCATTTTTTCCCCATCTATTGGCACAAGAAAGACGTATTTTTCCTTTGCCCCTGCAACAATGAAGGGAAATCTGTCATCAGGATATGTGTTCATGTGGCCTTTGTCATTTTTTACAAT
The Candidatus Parvarchaeota archaeon genome window above contains:
- a CDS encoding aspartate aminotransferase family protein: MAKIGYGTGFQVTKAVQKKVKKGPLQVYEFSTEGIMTGKLGISTATIRRLEEMSRTGERFSANEVDWIVKNDKGHMNTYPDDRFPFIVAGAKEKYVFLVPIDGEKMGTVIKAFDTFNFYGVGSACGHGNERIIDSVTEVMTNGALAAASFLHPYKAQLCDMLFGNAAQGENGAGQAGISGVFKDLLPGYKVYLLNSGSEANDAALKLVIEYHNAKRQLDNKDVIIAMSNGFHGRTGYAINLNDKDYAIWKFPKIDKKVVFIKYGDTKQLEAAFKENAGKVLSVHFEPVQGESGIILPKPGFIRRIRQLCDANDALMVADEVQTFARTGRWFASEVDGRPADIMITGKNISAGLGPVTVVYARPGAEFGPHHHGNTYTGNPVACTLVMETIKHIHENNLLENSRKSGAYIVRQLQKELGGNKKVAEIRGIGSMVGVQLKVSKGNVDAFALKVAIEAMNDGLLVTTAGVGTLRMLLPLSLTTQEADLIVSKLSSALRRVA